The window TGCCGTCCACCTTCGGTCCCGATTCGCCGGTGGTCGATCTGGACGTGGTTTCGAGCACCGTCGCGTTCGCGTCGTCGGAGACGTATCTGGTCGAGGACGAGTGGAGCGACGACGACTACGAGGAAGACGAGGACTGGGCCGGCGAACTCACGGGCATCAAGGGCGAGGTTTTCAAGACAGATAACGGCGGCGCGAGCTGGACGAGCCTTCGCAACGACCCCAACGTCGGCTTTCACGCGATCGATTTCGTGTCCGGACTCCGCGGCATCGTGCTGGCCGTCAACGAGCTCGACGGCGCGATGCAGATTCTTTACACATCCGATGGCGGCGCGAACTGGGGTTCCGGCGTCTTGCCGTACGTCCCGGGCGTGGGCAGTCCGGGCACCGATTACTGGATCACGGCGATCGCGATGGTGGACGCGCAAAACGGCTGGGCCGTCGGGGGCGACCAGTACGGCGATCAGGCTGTCATCATCAAGACAACAAACGGCGGCACGAGCTGGCAGGCGGACGACTACACCGGCGCGGGGCGCTTCAACGACATCCACATGTTGAACGAACGCAACGGGTTCGCCGTCGGCTCGCGGCATCTCATCGCGCGGTTCCGAATCCCCGGCGCGTCGCCGCCGATCGCCGACGCGGGGCCGGACCGGATCGTCCCGGTCGGAACGCCGGTCACCCTGGACGGCAGCGGCAGCTATGACCCCGACGGCGATCCGATCACCTACGATTGGTCGCGCGTGTCGGGTCCGTTCGCCACGCTGCAAGGCGCAAATACCGTCTCGCCGACATTCACCCCGAACACGGCGGGGACGTACACATTCCAGCTTGTGGTCGCGGATTACGACACGACGTCGTCGCCGGACGAGGTGAAAATCACCGCGAGCGACGCGGACGACGACGCGGCGGATGA is drawn from bacterium and contains these coding sequences:
- a CDS encoding PKD domain-containing protein, which produces MGVGGLLDLYVFWKVQAFDRDHLQMVGDGYSGVFTFDHQMIFRSDDGGASFEDTYSLQIGPGQPGWLCNSFFYAYDLHFDSYDTGSVFGAWNGGATNCFFIYEHNWVARTSNAGNAWANFVLTPDTDDRQINAVDILPGGVGFAAGSANNIWKTADGGQSWTLSVNMPSTFGPDSPVVDLDVVSSTVAFASSETYLVEDEWSDDDYEEDEDWAGELTGIKGEVFKTDNGGASWTSLRNDPNVGFHAIDFVSGLRGIVLAVNELDGAMQILYTSDGGANWGSGVLPYVPGVGSPGTDYWITAIAMVDAQNGWAVGGDQYGDQAVIIKTTNGGTSWQADDYTGAGRFNDIHMLNERNGFAVGSRHLIARFRIPGASPPIADAGPDRIVPVGTPVTLDGSGSYDPDGDPITYDWSRVSGPFATLQGANTVSPTFTPNTAGTYTFQLVVADYDTTSSPDEVKITASDADDDAADDDALDDDATDDDDINDDDALDDDEGDDDINDDDDLPDDDDAPPVEEADCSDLLSMVYDICDAYFEGYENRVEVESACDEDESPWDCAVECRSQNTTCDGLFECLDEECDFPATRNTTDEGDFDEGDVSGGSCGSCS